One genomic region from Salinicola endophyticus encodes:
- a CDS encoding DUF4212 domain-containing protein: MKGKSRQDYWKANVRLIATLLVVWFIVSYGFGVLLVEPLNAIHFFGFKLGFWFAQQGAIYAFLVLIVVYAWAMNRLDREYDVEEQ; this comes from the coding sequence ATGAAGGGAAAGAGCCGGCAGGACTACTGGAAGGCCAACGTACGCTTGATCGCGACGCTGTTGGTGGTCTGGTTCATCGTCTCCTATGGCTTCGGCGTGCTGCTGGTCGAGCCGCTCAATGCCATCCACTTTTTCGGTTTCAAGCTCGGCTTCTGGTTCGCCCAGCAGGGCGCGATCTACGCCTTCCTGGTGCTGATCGTGGTCTACGCCTGGGCGATGAACCGGCTCGACCGGGAGTACGACGTCGAAGAGCAGTAA
- a CDS encoding sodium:solute symporter family protein: MDIQLLTYLFVGGSFVLYIAIAIASRVGSTKEFYVAGGGVSPIANGAATAADWMSAASFISMAGIIAYSGYDASVYLMGWTGGYVLLAMLLAPYLRKFGKFTVPDFIGDRYYSNVARTVAVICVIFVSFTYVAGQMRGTGIVFARFLEVDVDIGVAIGMVIVFFYAVLGGMKGITYTQVAQYCVLIFAFTVPAIFLSIMMTGHILPQTGFGATLLDAAGNDTGVFLLTRLDQLVTELGFSAYTSGTKSTIDVFFITAALMCGTAGLPHVIVRFFTVPRVRDARVSAGWALFFIAILYTSAPAVGAFARVNLIDTVDNTAYESLPQWFRNWENSGLIAWTDKNADGEVQMSAGDPFKGAPVYTGERGSHGERLLSNAPTDNPGEVYIDRDIIVLANPEIGNLPAWVVALVAAGGVAAALSTAAGLLLVISSAISHDLLKKQLKPDISEKGELLAARIAAAVAIVIAGYFGINPPGFVAQVVAFAFGLAASSFFPVILMGIFYKRMNKEGAIAGMLVGLIFTFSYIVYFKFVAPEMNTPEHWWFGVSPEGIGTLGMIFNFVVSLVVCRFTAPPPAEIQQIVEEIRVPRGAGAAVDH; encoded by the coding sequence ATGGATATTCAACTACTGACCTATCTCTTCGTGGGGGGCTCCTTCGTCCTCTACATCGCTATCGCGATCGCCTCGCGGGTGGGCTCCACCAAGGAGTTCTACGTCGCCGGTGGCGGCGTTTCGCCGATCGCCAACGGCGCGGCCACCGCGGCCGACTGGATGTCGGCGGCGTCGTTCATCTCGATGGCGGGGATCATCGCCTACTCGGGCTATGACGCCTCGGTCTACCTGATGGGCTGGACCGGCGGCTACGTGCTGCTGGCGATGCTTCTGGCGCCTTATTTGCGCAAGTTCGGCAAGTTCACGGTGCCGGACTTCATCGGTGACCGCTACTACTCCAACGTGGCGCGCACGGTGGCGGTGATCTGCGTCATCTTCGTCTCGTTCACCTACGTGGCGGGACAGATGCGCGGTACCGGGATCGTCTTCGCCCGCTTCCTCGAGGTCGACGTCGACATCGGCGTGGCGATCGGCATGGTGATCGTGTTCTTCTACGCCGTGCTCGGCGGCATGAAGGGCATCACCTACACCCAGGTCGCGCAGTACTGCGTGCTGATCTTCGCCTTCACCGTGCCGGCGATCTTTCTGTCGATCATGATGACCGGGCATATCCTGCCGCAGACCGGCTTCGGTGCCACGCTGCTCGACGCCGCCGGCAACGACACCGGGGTCTTCCTGCTCACGCGGCTCGATCAGCTGGTGACCGAGCTCGGCTTCAGCGCCTACACCTCGGGCACCAAGTCGACCATCGATGTCTTTTTCATCACCGCGGCGCTGATGTGCGGCACCGCCGGTCTGCCTCACGTGATCGTGCGCTTCTTCACCGTGCCGCGGGTACGCGATGCCCGGGTCAGTGCCGGCTGGGCGCTGTTCTTCATCGCCATCCTCTACACCAGCGCGCCGGCGGTGGGGGCCTTCGCCCGAGTCAACCTGATCGATACGGTCGACAACACCGCCTACGAATCGCTGCCGCAGTGGTTCCGCAACTGGGAGAACTCGGGGCTGATCGCGTGGACCGACAAGAACGCCGACGGTGAGGTGCAGATGTCCGCCGGCGACCCGTTCAAGGGTGCCCCGGTCTATACCGGCGAGCGCGGCAGCCACGGCGAGCGGTTGTTGAGCAACGCCCCCACCGACAACCCCGGTGAGGTCTACATCGACCGCGACATCATCGTGCTGGCCAACCCCGAGATCGGCAATCTGCCGGCGTGGGTAGTGGCGCTGGTCGCCGCCGGGGGCGTGGCGGCGGCGCTGTCGACCGCAGCCGGGCTGCTGCTGGTGATCTCGTCGGCGATCTCCCACGACCTGCTCAAGAAACAGCTCAAGCCGGACATCTCCGAGAAGGGGGAGCTGCTGGCGGCACGTATCGCCGCGGCGGTGGCGATCGTGATCGCCGGCTACTTCGGCATCAATCCGCCGGGATTCGTCGCTCAGGTGGTGGCATTCGCCTTCGGACTGGCGGCGTCGAGCTTCTTCCCGGTGATCCTGATGGGCATCTTCTACAAGCGCATGAACAAGGAAGGGGCGATCGCCGGGATGCTGGTGGGGCTGATCTTCACCTTCAGCTACATCGTCTACTTCAAGTTCGTGGCACCGGAGATGAACACCCCCGAGCACTGGTGGTTCGGCGTCTCACCGGAGGGGATCGGTACGCTGGGCATGATCTTCAACTTCGTGGTGTCGCTGGTGGTGTGCCGCTTCACCGCACCGCCGCCGGCGGAGATCCAGCAGATCGTCGAGGAGATCCGCGTTCCCCGCGGTGCCGGCGCCGCGGTCGACCACTGA
- the ttcA gene encoding tRNA 2-thiocytidine(32) synthetase TtcA, whose translation MQRASDPLDSRQAETAEADASAKARREFNKLQKRLRRQVGNAIIDYGMIHEGDKVMVCLSGGKDSYTMLEILLNLQRNAPVAFELVAVNLDQKQPGFPEHVLPEYLATKDVAYHILERDTYSVVKEKTPEGKTTCALCSRLRRGSLYGFAEEIGATKIALGHHREDILETLFLNMFYGGTLKSMPPKLLSDDGKNIVIRPLAYCREADIAEYARLMDFPIIPCNLCGSQPNLQRQVVKEMLAEWEAKHPGRLETMFKAVTNVAPSQLADRELFDFAGLEARQRQRQETRIDALDLLSREA comes from the coding sequence ATGCAACGAGCCAGCGATCCCCTCGATAGCCGGCAGGCAGAGACTGCCGAGGCCGATGCGTCTGCCAAGGCCAGACGCGAATTCAACAAGCTGCAGAAACGCCTGCGCCGCCAGGTCGGCAATGCGATCATCGACTACGGCATGATCCATGAAGGCGACAAGGTGATGGTGTGCCTGTCCGGCGGCAAGGACTCCTACACCATGCTGGAGATCCTGCTCAACCTGCAGCGCAACGCCCCGGTGGCGTTCGAGCTGGTGGCGGTCAATCTCGACCAGAAGCAGCCGGGCTTCCCCGAGCACGTGCTGCCCGAGTATCTCGCCACCAAGGATGTCGCCTACCATATCCTCGAGCGTGACACCTACTCGGTGGTGAAGGAGAAGACCCCGGAGGGCAAGACCACCTGCGCGCTCTGTTCGCGTCTACGCCGGGGCTCGCTCTACGGCTTCGCCGAGGAGATCGGCGCGACCAAGATCGCCCTCGGCCATCACCGCGAGGACATCCTCGAGACGCTGTTCCTCAACATGTTCTACGGTGGCACGCTCAAGTCGATGCCGCCCAAGCTGCTCTCCGACGACGGCAAGAACATCGTCATTCGCCCGCTGGCCTACTGCCGCGAAGCGGATATCGCCGAGTATGCGCGGCTGATGGACTTCCCGATCATCCCCTGCAACCTGTGCGGCTCGCAGCCCAACCTGCAGCGCCAGGTGGTCAAGGAGATGCTGGCGGAGTGGGAGGCCAAGCATCCGGGGCGCCTGGAGACGATGTTCAAGGCGGTGACCAATGTCGCACCCTCACAGCTGGCCGACCGCGAACTGTTCGACTTTGCCGGGCTCGAGGCGCGTCAGCGCCAGCGTCAGGAGACGCGGATCGACGCGCTCGACCTGCTCTCCCGCGAGGCCTGA
- the hpxO gene encoding FAD-dependent urate hydroxylase HpxO, translating to MSLNVLVIGAGMGGLTAALALARRGHRVAVVDRVAELRPVGAAISVWSNGVKILKALGVGEALEQVSGDMQRMSYYTRDGARLTDFSLAPLYAEVGQRACPVARAALQQLLLDAVGTQAVTLGTACTGYRQDDAGVTAHFDDGSERHADLLVIADGTHSRLREQALGRPVPRRYCGYVNWNVRVPASEDLAPLNDWVQYVGDHQRVSLMPMSGDPANPEFYCFFDVPLPAGSDNDPARYRDELAHHFTGWAPPVQHLIARIDPAAMARVEIHDIEPLETLVAPRVAILGDAAHGMAPDLGQGGCQAMEDAWVLAEALEASDHAIDAALERYDAARVSRVGEIVSRARQRAETTHGADPAATRAWYAELAAEDGRHIMGGMRKTILGGPLG from the coding sequence ATGAGCTTGAACGTTCTGGTGATCGGTGCCGGCATGGGCGGGCTGACGGCCGCGCTGGCGCTAGCTCGCCGCGGCCATCGGGTGGCCGTGGTCGACCGGGTCGCCGAGCTGCGTCCGGTGGGCGCTGCCATCTCGGTGTGGTCCAACGGGGTCAAGATCCTCAAGGCGCTCGGCGTAGGCGAGGCGCTGGAGCAGGTCAGCGGCGACATGCAGCGCATGAGCTATTACACCCGCGACGGCGCCAGGCTCACCGACTTCAGCCTGGCGCCGCTGTATGCCGAGGTCGGCCAGCGCGCCTGCCCGGTGGCACGCGCCGCGCTGCAGCAGTTGCTGCTCGATGCGGTGGGCACCCAGGCCGTCACCCTGGGCACCGCCTGCACCGGCTATCGCCAGGACGATGCCGGCGTCACCGCCCACTTCGACGACGGCAGCGAGCGCCACGCGGACCTGCTGGTGATCGCCGACGGCACCCATTCGCGACTGCGCGAACAGGCGCTGGGCCGGCCGGTGCCACGACGCTACTGCGGCTACGTCAACTGGAACGTGCGCGTGCCCGCCAGCGAGGATCTGGCCCCACTGAACGACTGGGTACAGTACGTCGGCGATCACCAGCGGGTCTCGCTGATGCCGATGAGCGGCGATCCGGCGAACCCGGAGTTCTACTGCTTCTTCGATGTCCCGCTGCCCGCCGGCAGCGACAACGATCCCGCCCGCTACCGCGACGAGCTGGCGCACCACTTCACCGGCTGGGCGCCGCCGGTGCAGCACCTGATCGCCCGCATCGACCCCGCCGCCATGGCGCGGGTGGAGATCCACGACATCGAGCCGCTGGAGACACTGGTCGCCCCGCGCGTAGCGATACTCGGCGACGCCGCCCACGGTATGGCCCCGGATCTGGGTCAGGGCGGCTGCCAGGCGATGGAGGACGCCTGGGTGCTGGCCGAGGCGCTAGAGGCCAGCGACCACGCCATCGACGCAGCGCTCGAACGCTACGACGCCGCCAGGGTGTCGCGGGTGGGCGAGATCGTCAGCCGCGCGCGCCAGCGGGCCGAGACCACCCACGGCGCCGACCCCGCCGCTACCCGAGCCTGGTATGCCGAACTCGCCGCCGAGGACGGCCGCCATATCATGGGGGGGATGCGCAAGACGATCCTCGGCGGGCCACTCGGCTAG
- a CDS encoding alpha/beta family hydrolase — protein MRTQADDVPVPDDEDRRRIASALAHGDDTLHETALGGVRVCGPAQAPRLLLSHGAGAGHDSPFLSRLRHALAAGGVQVIAVEFAYMARMRREGRRRPPPRVEGLVAELSAWRRAIDADGLAPAWLGGKSMGGRVASLLAAREPTPGLVLCGYPFHPPGKPERLRLDHWPDLACPLLLLQGTRDAFGTRTEVEGYTLPAQLECHFLDGGDHDWQPPKRLGVSQAALIDTAAALICRRLAQVNRHQG, from the coding sequence ATGCGGACCCAGGCAGATGACGTGCCGGTACCCGATGACGAAGATCGCCGGCGGATCGCCAGCGCGCTGGCGCACGGCGACGACACGCTGCACGAGACCGCGCTCGGTGGTGTGCGCGTGTGCGGGCCGGCGCAGGCGCCGCGGCTGCTGCTGAGCCACGGCGCCGGGGCAGGGCACGACTCGCCCTTCCTGAGCCGTCTGCGCCACGCTCTGGCCGCAGGCGGCGTACAGGTGATTGCGGTGGAGTTCGCCTACATGGCGCGCATGCGCCGTGAGGGCCGCCGCCGGCCGCCGCCGCGGGTCGAGGGGCTGGTGGCGGAACTGAGCGCCTGGCGCCGGGCCATCGACGCGGACGGCCTGGCGCCGGCGTGGCTGGGCGGCAAATCGATGGGCGGGCGGGTGGCCAGCCTGCTGGCAGCGCGCGAGCCGACGCCCGGGTTGGTGCTGTGCGGCTACCCCTTTCATCCGCCGGGCAAGCCGGAGCGTCTGCGCCTCGACCACTGGCCCGACCTCGCGTGTCCGCTGCTGTTGCTGCAGGGGACGCGGGATGCGTTCGGGACCCGCACCGAGGTCGAAGGCTATACGCTGCCGGCGCAACTCGAGTGCCATTTTCTCGACGGTGGTGACCACGACTGGCAGCCCCCGAAGCGTCTCGGCGTGAGCCAGGCGGCACTGATCGACACCGCTGCAGCCCTGATCTGCCGGCGCCTCGCGCAAGTCAATCGACACCAAGGATAA
- a CDS encoding NADPH-dependent 2,4-dienoyl-CoA reductase produces the protein MTAYPNLFRPLRVGSLTLRNRVVMGSMHTNLEEAPGGFERLAAFYAERARRGVGLIVTGGIAPNAEGAVFAHAAKLSEEAECEAHRQVVAAVHAEETPICLQILHAGRYAYSPALVAPSAIAAPINRFTPHALSDAEVHQQIADFVRCAELAQRAGYDGVEVMGSEGYLINQFLCARSNQRDDDWGGDATRRQRFALEIVRGIRRRCGADFVLIFRLSMIDLVEEGSTQSEIVALATALEAAGVDALDCGIGWHEARVPTIVTSVPRAAFVGVSQAVRAAVGIPTLATNRINMPAVAERVLAEGHADLVSLARPFLADPGWVEKAAEGRDDEINTCIACNQACLDHTFQGKLTSCLVNPRACHETELVLEPTAAPKQIAVVGAGPAGLATAIACAERGHRVTLFEREPEIGGQFRYARRIPGKEEFAETLRYFERQLVRWGVDLRLDQQVDAQQLLAFDEVVLATGVKPRELALEGADHPSVVPYPLAILHPERVGRRVAIIGAGGIGFDVAELLSHVGQPALDRDAWCDEWGVDLEVSAPGGLKPRQTPPAPRQITLLQRKAGKPGAGLGATTGWVHRAALKARGVESWAECDYVRIDDAGLHLRVAGEPRLLEVDSVVVCAGQESELALLDDLTRAGIGTHRIGGADVAAEIDAKRAIDQGTRLAARL, from the coding sequence GTGACCGCTTATCCGAATCTCTTTCGCCCGCTGCGCGTGGGCTCGCTGACCCTGCGCAATCGGGTCGTGATGGGCTCGATGCATACCAATCTCGAGGAGGCGCCCGGCGGCTTCGAACGCCTGGCGGCCTTCTACGCCGAGCGGGCGCGCCGCGGGGTCGGGCTGATCGTGACCGGGGGGATTGCGCCCAACGCCGAAGGCGCGGTCTTCGCCCATGCCGCCAAGCTGAGCGAGGAGGCCGAGTGCGAGGCGCACCGCCAGGTGGTAGCGGCGGTGCACGCCGAAGAGACGCCGATCTGCCTGCAGATCCTGCATGCCGGGCGCTACGCCTATTCGCCGGCGCTGGTTGCGCCCTCCGCCATCGCTGCGCCGATCAATCGTTTCACGCCCCACGCGCTGAGCGATGCCGAGGTACACCAGCAGATCGCGGATTTCGTGCGCTGCGCCGAGCTGGCCCAGCGTGCCGGCTACGACGGCGTCGAGGTGATGGGCTCGGAAGGCTATCTGATCAACCAGTTCCTGTGCGCGCGCAGCAATCAGCGCGATGACGACTGGGGCGGCGACGCGACTCGGCGCCAGCGTTTCGCGCTGGAGATCGTGCGCGGCATTCGCCGCCGCTGCGGGGCGGACTTCGTGCTGATCTTCCGCTTGTCGATGATCGATCTGGTCGAGGAGGGCAGTACCCAGTCCGAGATCGTGGCCCTGGCCACGGCGCTGGAGGCGGCCGGGGTGGATGCACTGGACTGCGGTATCGGCTGGCACGAGGCGCGGGTGCCGACCATCGTCACCAGCGTGCCGCGGGCGGCGTTCGTCGGCGTCTCGCAAGCGGTGCGCGCGGCCGTCGGCATCCCCACCCTGGCCACCAACCGCATCAACATGCCGGCGGTGGCCGAGCGTGTGCTGGCCGAGGGGCACGCCGATCTGGTCTCGCTGGCGCGCCCCTTCCTGGCCGATCCGGGCTGGGTCGAGAAGGCTGCCGAAGGGCGTGACGACGAGATCAACACCTGCATCGCCTGCAACCAGGCCTGCCTCGATCACACCTTCCAGGGCAAGCTGACCAGCTGTCTGGTCAATCCGCGCGCTTGTCACGAGACCGAGCTGGTACTCGAGCCGACCGCCGCGCCCAAGCAGATCGCCGTGGTCGGCGCCGGGCCGGCGGGGCTGGCCACGGCCATTGCCTGCGCCGAGCGTGGCCACCGGGTCACCCTGTTCGAGCGCGAGCCGGAGATCGGCGGGCAGTTCCGCTACGCTCGGCGTATTCCCGGCAAGGAGGAGTTCGCCGAGACGCTGCGCTACTTCGAACGCCAGCTGGTGCGCTGGGGCGTCGATCTGCGTCTCGACCAGCAGGTCGATGCCCAGCAGCTGCTGGCCTTCGACGAGGTGGTCCTGGCCACCGGGGTCAAACCGCGGGAGCTGGCGCTGGAGGGCGCCGACCACCCCAGCGTGGTGCCCTATCCGCTGGCGATCCTGCACCCTGAACGGGTCGGGCGGCGGGTGGCGATCATCGGTGCCGGCGGGATCGGCTTCGATGTCGCCGAGCTGCTCTCCCACGTCGGGCAGCCAGCGCTGGATAGGGACGCATGGTGCGACGAGTGGGGGGTGGATCTCGAGGTGAGTGCGCCGGGCGGGCTCAAGCCGCGGCAGACGCCGCCGGCCCCGCGTCAGATCACGCTGCTGCAGCGCAAGGCCGGCAAGCCGGGGGCGGGGCTGGGCGCGACCACCGGCTGGGTGCACCGGGCAGCGCTCAAGGCGCGCGGGGTGGAGAGCTGGGCCGAGTGTGATTATGTGCGTATCGACGATGCCGGCCTGCATCTGCGTGTGGCGGGCGAGCCGCGGCTGCTCGAGGTCGACAGCGTGGTGGTGTGCGCCGGGCAGGAGTCGGAGCTTGCGCTGCTCGACGATCTCACCCGCGCTGGCATCGGCACCCACCGGATCGGTGGGGCCGACGTCGCCGCCGAGATCGACGCCAAGCGTGCGATCGATCAGGGGACGCGGCTGGCCGCACGCCTCTGA